One segment of Alnus glutinosa chromosome 2, dhAlnGlut1.1, whole genome shotgun sequence DNA contains the following:
- the LOC133859362 gene encoding probable carboxylesterase 18: protein MSEQSANPKPNMPWKVKLFMGAFSWVFDASFRHDVSVNRRLLSFFDYKVPPDGVASSDTTVDPSRNLWFRLYNPTPTPTGGDPNDVVGLPVIVFFHGGGFVGGHANSILIHNAVHQLARELHAIVVSVNYRLAPEHRFPCQYEDGFDALRFIDEMDGRDLPANADLSRCFLAGESAGGNLAHHVALRAGEYSFKRVNLLGLIAVQPFFGGEERVESEIRFSRGPILRLDLTDWFWRAFLPDGSDRDHPAANVFGPNAGEISDARFPAAIVIIGGCDPLRDWDMRYYEGLKRSGKEVYLVDYPNAIHGFWSMGVMPEYCLFLEEVKEFMQKQMGK from the coding sequence ATGTCTGAACAAAGCGcaaacccaaaaccaaacaTGCCATGGAAGGTGAAGCTCTTCATGGGAGCTTTTTCCTGGGTCTTCGACGCCTCATTCCGCCACGACGTGAGCGTCAATCGTCGCCTCCTCAGCTTCTTCGACTACAAAGTCCCTCCCGATGGCGTTGCCTCCTCCGACACCACCGTCGACCCTTCTCGCAACCTCTGGTTCCGCCTCTACAACCCAACCCCAACCCCCACTGGCGGCGATCCAAACGACGTCGTCGGCTTGCCCGTCATCGTGTTCTTCCACGGCGGCGGCTTCGTCGGCGGCCACGCCAACTCGATTCTGATACACAACGCGGTGCACCAGCTCGCTCGAGAACTCCACGCCATCGTCGTCTCCGTCAACTATCGGCTGGCGCCGGAGCATCGGTTCCCGTGCCAGTACGAAGACGGGTTCGACGCGCTGAGATTCATCGACGAAATGGACGGACGCGATCTGCCGGCCAATGCTGATCTTAGCCGTTGCTTTCTCGCCGGAGAGAGCGCCGGAGGGAACCTGGCCCACCACGTAGCTCTCAGAGCCGGCGAGTACAGCTTCAAGAGAGTGAACCTCCTCGGGCTCATAGCAGTACAACCGTTTTTCGGAGGGGAGGAGCGGGTCGAGTCCGAGATTCGATTTTCCCGCGGACCGATATTGAGGCTGGACTTGACGGACTGGTTCTGGAGAGCTTTTTTGCCGGACGGGTCGGACAGGGACCACCCGGCGGCGAATGTGTTCGGACCTAATGCAGGTGAAATCTCGGACGCGAGGTTCCCGGCTGCGATTGTTATAATTGGAGGGTGTGATCCGTTACGGGATTGGGACATGAGGTACTACGAGGGGCTGAAAAGATCCGGAAAAGAGGTATACCTGGTGGATTATCCGAATGCGATCCACGGGTTCTGGAGCATGGGCGTGATGCCCgaatattgtttgtttttagaGGAAGTGAAGGAGTTCATGCAAAAGCAAATGGGCAAATGA